The DNA region aaacccacatgccctagagcccgtgctctgcaacaagagaagccacaaaaaCAAGCAGTCCACACCCCACAGCTAGAGATTAGctcccgctcgccacaactagagaaaagaccgTGCAGCAACAGGGACGGAgcaaggccaaaaataaataaataaaatgttaaaaaataataattcctgCCTTAACCTAGTCATAATTACAGAAATTGACAACTGAGACCCCATCCAAACACAGGTGCACAGGAGGGAGAATGACAGGAGGGCAATCCAGACACGTGAATAGAAAAGACCTTCTCACGTGTCACACCCCAGGACACAGGGACACTCAGAGAGAGACACATCATGACAATCCCcacacagaagcagcagcacctAGAgaggcacacacaccacacagcagAGATACAACACACCCAAACCCAGACTCTGACGCACCCAGAGCGCCCCTGAGTCCGTCCTGTTCTGCACCCAGCCCCGCTGGGCTGGCCCTCGAGGAAGCAGCAGGCTCAGGATGGGATGGGGGCCACCTCACTTGTCTGCTCAGCCGGACTGGTTCCACCAGGGTAATGGATGGCACCACCCTCCTTGTGAAACCCACATTGGGCAACTGGACCCTGACCTGGCCTGGACACCTGAATTCTGGGGAGAAAGAGGCTAGGAGCCTGGGTTCTGGAGTAGGGACTGGGTTCTAAGGGAGGCAAGGAGGGTGAGTAGGACCTGAACTCTGAGGAGGGATTCCTGTGTTCTGGGGGAAGAGGGGCACAGACACTTGGATCCTCCCACCCGCTTTATTTTAGTTCTGTTTATTGCTACCAATccatctccctcctctcccctcatgcgtgcatgctcagttatgtgacttcatggactacagcgtgccaggctcttctgtccatggaatttttcaggcaagaatactggagaggattgctattatttcctcttttatgaATTCCCTTCTTTGAAAGTGAGTTTCCAGATTTACCAAATAAAAATACTGGACaccgtgctcgcttcggcagcacatatactaaaattggaacgatacagagaagattagcatggcccctgcgcaaggatgacacgcaaattcgtgaagcgttccatatttttaaaagaaaaaaaatactggacaCCAGGTTAAATTggaatttcaggtaaacagcaaatATTCGGTTGGCCTGAAAGTTCGATCGGGTTTTTTCATAAATGGTACAGAAGATGGTACAGAGATGGTACAGAAAAGCTTGAACGAACttgttggccaacccaatactttttTAAGAGTAAGTATATTCCCTCCAACTTATGGGACACTGCTACTGTTACTgtttaggtgctcagtcgtgtctgattctttgcaaccccatggactgtagcccaccagggttctctgtccatgggatttcccagtcaagaatactggagtgggttgccatttccttctccaggggatcttcccaacccagggatcaaacccaagtctcctgtttgacaggcagatgttttaccactgagccaccacctggcaagccccatATGGGACATACTTATAGTAAAAAggtattgtttatctgaaattctaatTTAACTGGACATCcggtattttatctggcaaccccaTTTGAGGGGGATGTAGGCCAGGTGCCTGGGGACTCTGCCATGGTCACCCCTCAGCCCCCAGATCTCCTcgtcctgccctctgccctcctcctcaccccGGAGCAGGCCACCTCACAGCTTCTCCAGTCCTGATTTCCTCATCTACATGAGTTGCTGTATCTAATTGGGGCCCCCGGGCTATGTCAGAGTTGGAAGAGGAAATTTGAGGACGACTCAGGTTGTCATCTTAGGAGCCCTAGAATCTGACCCTGACTGAGTCACCTGCAGCCCGTGGTCTggtctgctgggggagggggtcctgTGGCTGCCTCCACGGAGCAGGCCTCAAGGTGGGGAGAGATACCAAGACGGAGCGCAGAGACTCCCGGATAAGGGCACTGAGACACAGAACTTGAGATGAGGGCCTCAGAGATGAGGAGACAGAGAACCAGGAGAACCTGGGAGACAGATCTGCAGagatggggaaagaaagaaaggagagattcAGAGCCAGAGAGACAATAATGCAGAGATGGGGTACAGAGTGGGGAGATGTTTCCCAGACATTCAGGCTCCCAGACCAAGTGATGGCGACAACAGGCAAGAGGCTGGGTGCTGCCCTTAGGTCTGGGACAAGGACAGCAAGCCTCTTTGGGGCAGTGCCAGGAGACCAAGGCTTGGGGGAAAACGGGACACCAGGTCAGTAAGGTGATGCCCAGCGCGTGACGACACCACTCCCTCTGTAGCTAACACCCCGATTTTCCAGTGCCTCCTACATTTTTGGAGTGACACCCGTGCTGGGAACCTCACCCACCTGGCTCGAATGCCGCTTCCTTCACTGAGTCACCTCCAACCCCGCCAGACCTGTTGAGGGGAGACTTCTGGGTGACTCAGGcacccaggcccccagctctTTCATTTCCCAGGAAGCCAGCAGTCTGGGTATCCCAGGACCCCTACCCGACTCAGGGACACAGCCTAGCTTACCCCTGAGAGTCTGACTCTCAGCCCCCTCCGCCCTCAAACCTGGGAGTCCCAGCCCCCAGTCCTCTGATCTGCTTGGACTCAAGCATCCTGGACCACATCTTCCTCCTTCAGGAACCACAGGTTTCTCAgttcccagcctcctcccttcccAAGTTGGAGTTGGGTGAGGTGTGTTTATTTACTTTGGTTCCAGCATGGGTCACCCCCCAAACACACTGTCCCCCCATGTGCCTGGTGGGCCTGATTGGGAGGACCCGAAGCCCCCACTCTCCCAGGGAAGTTGGGGCCTCACTAAGGGTGGTGGGAGCACCATGAGTCTTTCTCATCTCGCCCTTTCCCTTCCCCTGAAGCTGTGGGGCATGGGTCAGCCAGTGGCTGGCACCCCCACTCACCtgaccttttttctcttttctgaatcTCTGGTTCCCCCTTTCTTGTTATTTCTCCCCAGATGTCTGTGCCCCTCTGTctcagcatctctctctctctctctctctctctctctgtcttcttgtctctctccatctctctgaatctccttgtctctctctcccctctggtcctctccttctctgtctcccagtcCCTCCCCATCTCTGTGTCTTTCCCTCTCTTTGGTCTCTGGGCAGCTAGGCCCCTTGcacctcccctctgccctctgtctccatctctctttctgcccccttcatTTTAGACCTCTACTCCCAGCTCCTCACCCTTGGACTCCCTCCCCCACTATCTCCTAGGTCCTCTGAGGCTGAGCAGAAGCGGGAtgaaggatggagagggagggaggggaagtcCCAGTGGGGAGAAGAGGGTCAGCCAGACCGGCTTGGCTCCCTGGGCATCTTTGTCAGAGCTCCGCCCAGCACCACACAGCCCGCCCATTTATAAGCCACTCAGTGCCCAGGTGTCACCCATACCTCTGTCTCCATCATCGCCGCAGCAGTCCTGCAGGTAAGCGCATCTGCCCACAGCTCTCTGCTTAGAGGTTGGTGCCTCTGCTCGCTCCTTCCTCCAGCCAACTCCACTTCTGTCTCCTTACATTCCTCTGACTGCTTACCTCTCTGGACATCCTTATCTTTCTCTTGCACCCTGTGACCCTCCTCCCTTCTCAACCTGTTGACACTGGGTTGAATTTGGAAGTTCTGGGACTTGCTTCCGCCTCTGCTAACCCTCTTGGCTGGGCCATCAGATGTGAGCTATTTTTCTTCAGCTCCCTGAGCCTCAAGTGTTCTGTCCGTGAAAGGGGCTTGCAGGAAAAAAAGGTACCGGGCAGGTGTGAGTGCTACTGGCGGCATCTCTATAGGCACCCAGCTCTGATCTCTCTCTCCCCTTGTCTCTGACTCTGCCTGCCTGTCTCTTGGTCATTCTCTCCAGCACTGCCTCTGGTATAAGAGGGTCCTCTGGGGTCTGTCGGGCAGCTGTACAGAGATGGGCGAGTCTCTCGCCCCCAACCCCATACATCCCTGTCCCATCCTTTCCTAGCAGGCAAGCTGACTTGGCCTCTTTCTCCCCAGCACTTTACCCCTGAGAACTCAGTCCCCACTGCCCCGCCCCTTGCCCTGACCTCCCTCAGTATCCAGCACCCCCTGGGCAGACTCTGACGCTGTCACCGCCGCCACCTCTGCGGTCCCCAACGCCACCTCCTCAGGGCCAGCAAGATGCAGTTTGAGATGCACGACAACGTGAAAGGCAAAGGTGGGATCGCTGGATGGACCCCCAAACCTTCCAGTCCCTGGAACATGGCCACTTCCTTCCCCTGGGCACTCTGGCTTCGAAGACAGACGGCGCCTGCTTGCACCCCAGAAGCCCTGAAACGCGGGAACCCAGCACCCCAAGCCCAGACGTGGAGGAGGCGGTGGCACGTCTCGGCCCCGCCCACATGTGGCGCCAACCTCCCCTAGACCTGCaggatgccccccaccccccacgcccAGCTGAACCAGACATGCAGGAGGCAGCAACTCCGGGGACAGAATGGGGTGGCGATGCCCGAAAAGTGGCGGCAGGGACGGGGAAGACGCAGTGGTGTCCCCTCCGTGGGCGGCCTGGTGGCCTTGCCCGGACTGCCCGGCAGAGGGAGGGGCGGCAGAGGTGCCAGGGCCAGGGAGGTGCTGCGGGGCTGCCCGCtgacccccgccccctccctccgcAGCCATGTCCTACCCAGTGACCAGTCAGCCCCAAAGCGCCAGCACCTGCTACCAGACCCAGCTCAGTGACTGGCACACCGGCCTCACGGACTGCTGCAACGACATGCCCGTCTGTGAGTGCCCTGTCGCTCCCTCTCCAGACCCGGGAAGGAGCGGGAGGGGACGGAGGGTCACCCTCAGCCTCGCCCTCCTCGCCCTCCTCACCCCACTCCCCGGTCCCTTCAGTGGGCCCTGAATCCCGGTCTCTAACCCTCCCTCCCGCCTTTCTCCGACGCCCGACACTCCCTAGGATCCTGGCTTCATCACACCTTCCAACTCTCACGGGGACCCTCCTCGTCCCCCTTGCACCCTCGACTGTTTTCCTTGTGGCTCCAACTCCTTCTTTAAACCCTCTTTCCCGCTCTCGAAACCCCTACTCTTCGGACCCCTCATttcctctgggacttccactTCTTCCAACGTTCAGTTGCCTCTGGGACCCGCACCCCGCGCCCCGCGGACCCCGCCTCGCCCCTGCCCGAGGCGGAGCCGGCCGGAGGCCCCCGCCCTTAGCGCCCCGTGTCCGCCCCAGGTCTGTGCGGCACCTTCGCCCCGCTGTGCCTCGCCTGCCGCATCTCCGACGACTTCGGCGAGTGCTGCTGCACGCCCTACCTGCCCGGAGGCCTGCACTCCCTCCGCACCGGCATGCGCGAGCGCTACCGCATCCAGGTGCGTGCGCGCCCGGGGCCCGTGGGAGCCGAGGGCTGGGGGACTGGCCTCCTCAGATGCCAGGTTAGGGCTGCTAacctctctctcccaccctctaGGGCTCCGTCGGGAAGGACTGGGCAGCC from Cervus elaphus chromosome 4, mCerEla1.1, whole genome shotgun sequence includes:
- the CNFN gene encoding cornifelin isoform X1; its protein translation is MQFEMHDNVKGKAMSYPVTSQPQSASTCYQTQLSDWHTGLTDCCNDMPVCLCGTFAPLCLACRISDDFGECCCTPYLPGGLHSLRTGMRERYRIQGSVGKDWAALTFCLPCALCQMARELKIRE
- the CNFN gene encoding cornifelin isoform X2, translating into MSYPVTSQPQSASTCYQTQLSDWHTGLTDCCNDMPVCLCGTFAPLCLACRISDDFGECCCTPYLPGGLHSLRTGMRERYRIQGSVGKDWAALTFCLPCALCQMARELKIRE